TCGTGACCTTATAGTGGTGCATGCAGTGTATCTCATTggccaaaaatattattttatcatgttattaGAAGCGTCGCCTCGTTTTTTTTCTCATGGTGTGACATGTCGTGGTGAttgataaatgattttttactggtggttgttttttttttttttccttcttgatttTCACTTTTTCCCGGCAAAAGCACACACCTATATTcttttcatttggttttttaatcttagtctttaggttttttattgtttattttagtccttAGCCTTTTAGgaaagttttttatgtttttaatttcataattaaaacacaatttggcattcattattgtttttgattttggtcccttttcatttaatttctattcttttcccaacttttttaaaaaagttttgttgtttttgatttcattattcaatcaaagttgttattttattttttaaaaaatttagacctcatcattttgatttctttttccttctgttaaagattttttctttttaatctatcACTCtaatgttaatatttttgacgcattttaaattatttttttattttaattatcagattttttatgccctcattattttaattatattttttgtggtatatatatttttcctagTTTTATCATATGATGTTTGACTTGTTGGGGATCgagctttgtagtttttatttttatttttcatcattctaATCTAGTGACATGGGTCATTAGTTTTAAGAGTTGGTATAATTAgagattcctttttttttttttttaaataaaggtttattttttatttaattcttgaatgctttatttttattttatgttgatgagctttattttataaaaaaataattatttttaaataatatttttgatatgttcgaccttatataattttttttattcacctaGTTTCGTgtgtgtttatattttatttattttcataaataaatttggttgggacaaatagataaatatcttattttgcgataataaatatcttgatctatatttatcattcatttttttcgATCTCTTTTAGtcattgttaataatttttttatctatttatattgatgattatctatttattattttgattatattttttattattaaatgatgttattttattttatttttaaataaaaataaatcttgaagCACTAATAATCTGTCTAATCCATGATGGGCTTGGACCGGGTTTTTATAACCTTGCCAAAATCCAATGTTAAACCCCATCATCATCAAGGCCCAATGTTTTACATAATTGAAGGGTCCATTGGGCTCCTGCATCACGTGGATGATCTCATTCAATTCTCATTTTCTCTAGACCCCACGTGAGTTCGAAAGTTTCCCATGTCACGGTGCTCGTTAATGGGTaaacttcattttcatccttATAATCTAACAATACTCTATTTATACTCTCAAATTTTCAGTAATTGCCGCAATCCCCGTATGAACTAATTTCATTCGTGAAAATACCTTAAACTTTGACTCGACACAAGTGTGGCTAGAATATTTATAAACCTAAATTATGTACCTTAAAACATACGATTGAGACTTGTAGAAActacaaggatgaaattgaaagaagttAGATTATTGGAGCATAGATGAAACAGTAATAAACATATAGGACCTAAAATATACATTATCAATCTTATATGAATTCTTTAATGAATTTAAAGGTGTTTTGCTGGAGTGCTTACTTGGAAAGAAAAGGGTTCCATTTTTGcctcacatatatatatatatatacacgtatAAGAGTTGGGTTTTCTCACTTACAATTCTCTCCCTTGAAACTCTCTCACTTTTTTGtcctctttgatttttttgtgttattggTCGATCATCATCTCCATCAACTTTCCTGTTCTCTATCCCGGCGAATCCAAATCTCTCTGATCTCTATCCGTCTCTCTTTTACTGGGTACGTCACCATCAACAACCTATCTCAGATCACATAAAGCATGCagttttttttaagggaaaaggcctttttttgtgtttaatttctgTTATACCGTTTAGCTGTCAAAAACCTGAATTCTGAATGGTGGGTTCTCGTCAAAATGCAGATATAAGGCATCCTGTTTTGAATTTTCCATGctgtccttttgtttttatcatttttatggTGATCTGGTACTGAATATATGTTGATCTTGCTTGTTTTGGAGCAATCCTTTCTGTATTTCTGTTCCAGAGTTGAATAGTCTCTTGcagtttaaaaaagttttaatctttATCTGTTTCTTTGGAaagtttgttgttaatgttattGAAATGGAAATATGATTAtagtttttccttccttttttttctctcctgatTTTGAGATGACTTTCCTTTTCAGTTTGGTAAATTGAGAATTTcgaatcagttttttttttttttgtgcagtGGCATACAGTGGACTGTTAGGTGGTTTGGTTTTAGCCTTTTTAGCTTAGCTGTGTGCACATATAAATGCCAGTTGTGACTCCTGTGAACAGTATTACTGATGTGATGAGACCAGAGGAGGGGAATGATTCTTCTCTGGATACATTCATCAGGGATGCCATTGGGAGACagcctcttctttctttttcgagGCCAAATGATAAACCTGTTCAGTGGATCCAATTACTCAATGCTCTTGATCAGCCAGGTACTAAATTATGACTAAATGAATTGTAAGTGAAAAAAGAATGCCTCTTCATTCAGTTGCTGGGTTTTTAGGTTGAGGTTGGCATATGACCTTATGTGACATTGAAGCCATGCAATTGATTTCCTTGGCTTTCGTTTTTGCAGATTACCCAGGTTGGCCTTTGCTCACTCCTTTGAAGGTGCAGATGCAAAAATGCAGCAAGTGTTCCCGAGAATTTTGTTCTTCCATTAACTATAGAAGACACTTGCGTGTTCACCATAGGTTGAAAAGACTTGATAAGGTTTAATTCATTTCTCTGGCAGAAATGCTCATTCTTTTGTTTGTGGATGGCtgctttaactttttttcacattttggAACTTGAGAATCTGGTGTTCCTTGTAGTTATATGTCTGCTTGATGTTCAGCACTGACTCTGTTGATTTTTCACACTGAATAGTTTCTTTTATAACTATTCTCTTCTTAATTTACATGCTATAAATTCCTCTGAAATATGTTGTACTTCACCTTGTAGGATTCTGCCAAAAACAGGGACATGTTAGGAGCATTTTGGGATAAGGTGAAGTATCTCCCCTCTCCTTAGGGAGTTTTGGCTGAACCCATCTCTTTTTACAGAATTTtaaatcttctaattttttcagcTTTCTGAGGATGAGGCAAAGGAAATATTATCATTCAAGGATGTGACCTTGGAGGTATTCTATTGGTTCCTCATCTGTCTGTTTAAATGGATATGTTTTACagctttataaataattaaacatgaATTGTCTATGAAGTTCCTCATCTGTGTTTTCAATAACAGGTTTAACTTGTGTATCTGATGTTGGCAGCATGCTATATTCTGTTTGAAACATGCACTGTACATTTGTCTGTTTGATATGCTCAGTGTGATTGATACTGCAAAGAGGGTGTCTAGTTCCCAATTTTAGTTATTTGATGTTGCAAAATGCTCAGATGTCATTCAAAAATGTTTCTGTGAAAATTTCTTATGCTGccaataacaaatttaaaaacctTTCTCCCCTTTTACTTTGTCAAGATTAGTTTCTTCAGTTTTGTTGGATGTTTTAATGTAGCTAGCAGAAATGATAGTGAATTTGGATTCCAGTTGAATTATTGATATTAGCTGCTGACTGTCTTTATTTGTcccatatttttatatgttgactAATAAGCATCTGGAGTAGGAATCTTTACCTTTTCCTTACAATAAAATGTTCATTGTCAATCTATAATCATTTTGTAAGCATTTTCTCCACTTTTCCTTAATTACTTACTAGGAAGTTCCAGGGTCTTCGATTATAAAGTCATTGACGACAGTTATTCGGAAACCAGTGATTTCTTCGCTTACTCAATCTTGTTGGAGAGCTGGTTCTGCCCTTTTGGTAAGGGAGCATCCTTTCCTTGTCATTGTTTTTCCTCtggattttgtttggttttcatCTGTCATGTTATTTATCCTAAAAATGTAATGTATCCTTATTCTTGATAGGATCTTGTCCAAGGGAGGCCCTCCAGGTTTCCTTTGTCTTCTGGACAGCTATTCAGTATTCTTGATGATGCAAGTGAAAAAACGTTTTTGTGTGGAACAGCTgtattaatacaaaaatatatttttgatggtgGGGCTGGGAAGATTGGGCTTGAAACAAAGAATATAGTTGCTTGCACAAGCTTTGTGGTGGAACAGAAATTGgtatctttctttcctttcctttcctttcattTGTTTGGGCTCAATTACTTCCAAAGTTCCAATTATCATTAAGCATACCAGTGCTCTGGTGTTGCATTCACCAAAGCTGTTCCTTAAACACTGTTGCACTGAGTAATGTGCTGGTCTGTCTTGTTCTTGCCATTTGTGTTCTCTGTATTCAGATTAAAGCATGGCTTGCAGACAAGGATGCGGAAGCTTTGAGGTGCCAAAAGTTGCtcgtggaggaggaggaagccGCCCAAAGAAGGTGCACCTTATGTTCACACTTCTACATTGAATGTGTGATGCTTCTTTGTATCTTACTTATATTGCAAGTTTAGTTTGCTCTTGAACTTGTCTACCTTTCATTGTCATTGAAATCCATCATATCAAAGTAGGAGCCATTGATGATATcaggaaggaaaaaattaagaaggcaagaattaaaataatcagAGAAAAGCTCATGAGGAGATGTATCTTTCATGCTTTCTTGTTAgatcttttttatcatttgaatcAATGAATCTTTCCTAATGATCATTCTATAGTTTTGATTATTTGAGAGTTTACCGGCCTATTCTCAATTAAACTGGCATTTATGGTTGGAGCTACTCATCGTTTATTCTTCATGGAAATTACATGGACTCTATGCATTGGCATAACATTGGAAACATGATTAATTATTACAAGTAAAAGAATATTGAACTGCACCAGTGTAAAAAATACAGCACATAAAGTAGAATCAGATATGATAAGAGCTCATGTTTCATAAAGATTTTTCTTTGCATGGATCCGCTGCTCTATTAAGCTCTCAAACTTATATTCTGAAAACTGGACTTTTCATTGAACTGTTAAGGGACAAGTTTAAGATTCAGATATTCAACCATCATAGCTCAGACATTACCTCACCTAATTTCTTCATCGTTACTTCTTGACACCTTCAGAAAGGCCACCTCAATATATTAGAATTATAAATTTCCCATTTAGCCAAAAAGTTGACTTTTTCTGTGTGTTGTTCCGTGGGGGTTCAAAAACTTGACTCTTGAATTGCATGGACATATTTTAATTCCTAAATTTGTAGGCTGGCTGAACTCTTGGAAAGGAAGAGGCAGAAAAAACTGAGGCACAAAGAACAGAAAGCAAAGGAGCAAAGGCAAGACGAGAAGGTCGATGTTAAGTGTATTGATGACACTTTGGAGGCTGTGCCTCAAGCTGAACAATCTTGCCCCTTGGCTATATCTGATTCTGATACGCTTGGTTCAGAGACCCTGCCAGATGATGTTCCCTCATCTCTTGAACCCTTACTGCTACCAAGAACAGATGAAGATGTTGATTTGGAAAATCAGATAGTGCATGGTGGCGAACGGTCAAAGTTACTAGGAAATAGTCATAGGCATATGGTTGTTACTCGATGGCATGCTCCTTCAAGATCACAACGGAATAGTCTGTCAAATGTCTTCCATGCAAGTCAAAATTCTCAATCTCCAAAACCTGGCGCCATGGAGAAGCATGGAATTCAAAGGGATTTTAAGCCTGGGCCCATGGTCAATGGCAATAGAAAGTGGAGCCAAAAACCTAAACCAGGACATAATGGGGAGAGTCTTAAAGCTAGAGTAAAAAAGGAAGTAATAACTGAACCAGAGCATGAGAAGAAGGGGGAGGTTCTGATTGGCTCTATATCTGTCACTCTTGGAAATTGTAGCCATGATGAAAGTAACAACTTGGATGGAGCCCAGGATGATTGCCTTATAGAGCATGAaatttcaaagaagaaaaatgtgcaGGAGAAGCACAACAGACCTGATTCTGTTCAATGTGGCATGAATCGGCCAACAGTAAAGCTTTGGAGGCCTGTTAGTCGAAATGGAACAAAAGGTCTAATACTAGTTGAGAATGGCAATAGAAAATGCCAACCCGATGGCATTGATGGTAAGGTTGAGGATCAGATCTTGTTCAATAACAGCTCTCTAAGATCATGTGCCATGGATGATAGCTTTGGTGGGATGGAGAATGGTTCTCCACTGGGGGATCTTCACCGAGGAGGCTTGCAGTTCTCAAGCCATGAAGCAAAGGCTTTTCTTGCAGAGAGTAAGTTCAACTTTGTTTCTTGCAGAGAGTAAGTTCAACTTTGTTTGCAGCTGCACGTGTTAAAGTCCTTTTCCGACCATAACATGTTATCACTCTGCTCTTATATGTTCATAGTTTAAGTTGCGTGGCTCTTCTCACACTTGTCTGATTGACTATATTATCATGTAGGGTGGAAGCGGGCCATTGCTGCTGAACATGTGAAATTGGCTCTATCCCCAGACTATCGAGTTGCTGCAAATCATTCATTGGATATTAGAAAGCAAGACGTCAATGGCAGTGCAGAAAATCAGTTGGTTGATGTGGAGGCACAGGAGTCATCAACTGCTGGAGCTGGTAAAGCCAAGTGTAAAACAAAGCCTGATAAGGGTGTCAAGATAAAGTATATACCACCTAAACGAAGAGCCATCACTTAATATAAGATTGACAAGAGagagggtttttttattttattttacagagGTGCACAGTTTAATCATCGCTGTATTCTTAGCAGAGGTTGCAGTTTTACTGGTGGTTCTGTCAGAAATTTGAAGACAGGTTTTGCCGGAAAGTCCTTTCCCCCCTTTGTCGTAGGATATTCGACTTAGGTATTTTTGGAGAAATAGTCCAAATTTTTGTGTAATAAATTTGGTTTTCTTGGCATTGCAAAGTTCGGGGTTCTTATTTTcattgattcagcagaaaatgGAACCTGAATGAATGTAGACTAGCGAACATAGCTTTTATTCATTTTTGGGCATTGGTCATTAGCTGGTATGGAGGCCTGTTCAGGTGATTTTTGATACATCACTTCACTTTTGGTTAATCTCACGTTAATCCTTCTGGTTTGGTTAAAAACAAGTTCGTTTCaattagaaaattttataaaatacattacGATTCAAAATCTGATTTAAGAATTGAACATTTGACAAGGTAGAGAGTGCCTGCTCACGAAGTTATCACTCcgttaaatctttttttttttttttttcaaaaaagatgaACTTTGTGGGTGTGCAGGGCCTCGTGCCCCCCCTGATCTCGTATCATTCTCTATTAAAATCAATGTTGTCATGGCTTCAAAccctttattttgattttagtaGTAAAGGTATCTGTGGATCCATGAAAGAAATTACTGTCGTATTCATTCTTGATGAGTTTCTATATATCATGCGCAGCTGAGCTACAgctcttgtatttattttttggggtTTTCTCGTCGGCTGCACCAGCGGCATCACCacgacagaaaagaaaaacactgcCAAGCACTGAAACTTCGGTTTTTGCATGGGTAAGAACCAAGAACTGAAACAGTGACAATCCCAAATCTGAAGCCTTAAGAGCTGCTACCACGTTGACCAAGAAGATACAACACCCCCAATTCCCACACCAACACAAGACACGTTTTCTACTTATCCTCCTTAAGCTCCTCACAAACTGCCACTTGTACACTCTCCTTGCCTCATACCTATTTACTAGATCGAATATCCTCTCCTCTTATATTTCACTCCTCTGATTCATCTCTccatttcttttcctctctcaaTACTGTACACAAAATTGCAAATTAGCCAAAACTAGAACAAAATGTCAGGTGGTGTTGGTCCAACATGTAATGACATAAGCCTTCCAAACGAAAGAGAACAAGAACAGAAGCTCCAAGAAGACCTTGCTTCCATGAAAAACCCTAAAAGCACTACCACTTCAAAGAAAGCTGGTTTCTTGAGCTTTCGTCAACTAAATGTTCTTGCTGTTA
The sequence above is drawn from the Populus alba chromosome 15, ASM523922v2, whole genome shotgun sequence genome and encodes:
- the LOC118056276 gene encoding uncharacterized protein isoform X1 produces the protein MPVVTPVNSITDVMRPEEGNDSSLDTFIRDAIGRQPLLSFSRPNDKPVQWIQLLNALDQPDYPGWPLLTPLKVQMQKCSKCSREFCSSINYRRHLRVHHRLKRLDKDSAKNRDMLGAFWDKLSEDEAKEILSFKDVTLEEVPGSSIIKSLTTVIRKPVISSLTQSCWRAGSALLDLVQGRPSRFPLSSGQLFSILDDASEKTFLCGTAVLIQKYIFDGGAGKIGLETKNIVACTSFVVEQKLIKAWLADKDAEALRCQKLLVEEEEAAQRRLAELLERKRQKKLRHKEQKAKEQRQDEKVDVKCIDDTLEAVPQAEQSCPLAISDSDTLGSETLPDDVPSSLEPLLLPRTDEDVDLENQIVHGGERSKLLGNSHRHMVVTRWHAPSRSQRNSLSNVFHASQNSQSPKPGAMEKHGIQRDFKPGPMVNGNRKWSQKPKPGHNGESLKARVKKEVITEPEHEKKGEVLIGSISVTLGNCSHDESNNLDGAQDDCLIEHEISKKKNVQEKHNRPDSVQCGMNRPTVKLWRPVSRNGTKGLILVENGNRKCQPDGIDGKVEDQILFNNSSLRSCAMDDSFGGMENGSPLGDLHRGGLQFSSHEAKAFLAERWKRAIAAEHVKLALSPDYRVAANHSLDIRKQDVNGSAENQLVDVEAQESSTAGAGKAKCKTKPDKGVKIKYIPPKRRAIT
- the LOC118056276 gene encoding uncharacterized protein isoform X3, with the translated sequence MPVVTPVNSITDVMRPEEGNDSSLDTFIRDAIGRQPLLSFSRPNDKPVQWIQLLNALDQPDYPGWPLLTPLKVQMQKCSKCSREFCSSINYRRHLRVHHRLKRLDKDSAKNRDMLGAFWDKLSEDEAKEILSFKDVTLEEVPGSSIIKSLTTVIRKPVISSLTQSCWRAGSALLDLVQGRPSRFPLSSGQLFSILDDASEKTFLCGTAVLIQKYIFDGGAGKIGLETKNIVACTSFVVEQKLIKAWLADKDAEALRCQKLLVEEEEAAQRRLAELLERKRQKKLRHKEQKAKEQRQDEKVDVKCIDDTLEAVPQAEQSCPLAISDSDTLGSETLPDDVPSSLEPLLLPRTDEDVDLENQIVHGGERSKLLGNSHRHMVVTRWHAPSRSQRNSLSNVFHASQNSQSPKPGAMEKHGIQRDFKPGPMVNGNRKWSQKPKPGHNGESLKARVKKEVITEPEHEKKGEVLIGSISVTLGNCSHDESNNLDGAQDDCLIEHEISKKKNVQEKHNRPDSVQCGMNRPTVKLWRPVSRNGTKGLILVENGNRKCQPDGIDGKVEDQILFNNSSLRSCAMDDSFGGMENGSPLGDLHRGGLQFSSHEAKAFLAESKFNFVSCREVEAGHCC
- the LOC118056276 gene encoding uncharacterized protein isoform X2, with the translated sequence MRPEEGNDSSLDTFIRDAIGRQPLLSFSRPNDKPVQWIQLLNALDQPDYPGWPLLTPLKVQMQKCSKCSREFCSSINYRRHLRVHHRLKRLDKDSAKNRDMLGAFWDKLSEDEAKEILSFKDVTLEEVPGSSIIKSLTTVIRKPVISSLTQSCWRAGSALLDLVQGRPSRFPLSSGQLFSILDDASEKTFLCGTAVLIQKYIFDGGAGKIGLETKNIVACTSFVVEQKLIKAWLADKDAEALRCQKLLVEEEEAAQRRLAELLERKRQKKLRHKEQKAKEQRQDEKVDVKCIDDTLEAVPQAEQSCPLAISDSDTLGSETLPDDVPSSLEPLLLPRTDEDVDLENQIVHGGERSKLLGNSHRHMVVTRWHAPSRSQRNSLSNVFHASQNSQSPKPGAMEKHGIQRDFKPGPMVNGNRKWSQKPKPGHNGESLKARVKKEVITEPEHEKKGEVLIGSISVTLGNCSHDESNNLDGAQDDCLIEHEISKKKNVQEKHNRPDSVQCGMNRPTVKLWRPVSRNGTKGLILVENGNRKCQPDGIDGKVEDQILFNNSSLRSCAMDDSFGGMENGSPLGDLHRGGLQFSSHEAKAFLAERWKRAIAAEHVKLALSPDYRVAANHSLDIRKQDVNGSAENQLVDVEAQESSTAGAGKAKCKTKPDKGVKIKYIPPKRRAIT